The Chelatococcus sp. HY11 nucleotide sequence CGAAACGCCTCAGCGACCCGCTCGCAGGCCGATGTCACTTCGGGGAAGACCGGATATTGCTTGACCTGGGGCATGTAGCGGATACGAAGCCGCCGCTCCGTGACCTCCGCGTCTGGTGTCGCGGCGAATGCCCACGATCCGCCATCCAGCGGATGCGGCTTGGCGATGATGGAGAAAGCCAGCGCCAGGCTTTCCACGGTACGCGCCATAGGACCAACGACCTCGCGGCCGCCGAGCGTAATGGGCAGGCCGCGCCCTCTGGCGACGCGACCCACGGTCGGCTTCAGACCGACGAGGCCGCTGTGGCTGCATGGCGTGCGGATCGAACCGCCGCCATCGGTGCCGATCGCCAGCGGGCCCATTCCACTCGCGACGGCCGCGGCCGCGCCGGCGCTGGAGGAGCCCGGCGTCAGGTCGAGTCGCCACGGGTTGCGCGTCGTGCCGAACAGGGGCGTACTTACAATGCCGCGCCCGGTGGAGAACTCCGAGCAGCGGGTCTTGCCGAGAATGATCGCGCCAGCCTCGCGCAAGCGCTCCACCGGAACCTCATCCTCGCTGGGAACGAAGTCCCGGAACACGGCCGTTCCCCAGGTGCAGGGAAGCTCCTTCACCGGAATATTGTCCTTGATCGACACCGGCACACCATCGAGCGCGCTGGCCGGCTGACCGGCGTGCCAGCGCGCGTCGCTGGCTTTGGCGGCGCTGCGCATCTCGCTCATGTCGAGGGCCGCGAAGGCATTGAGCTTCGGGTTGATCTCCTCGATCCGCGCGAGGATGGCGTCGAGCGCCTCGCTGGGCGTGAACCGGCCATCGCGGAAGCCGGCCGAAAGCTGAACCGCGTCCAGGGACCAGAGTGCGCTCAATGCTGTCTCCCCAATGCTGTCTCCCCGAAGCTGGCTGCCGATGTGCGAGGCATACCGTGTCTGGCCTCAAGCCTGACCGGTCTGCGGAACAGTGATGCATTCACCGTGCCAATCCCGTTCTCTGATGCGTTTCGCGATGAAATCAGGCCGTGACGCGTCGCTCTAATGCCTGCATTAGGAACGACTACTTCCCGGTCTGCACAAACTCTCCTCGTAATCTACAAATATTGATCTTGTGAAGTTGCCAACCGCCTTACAATATCCGGAAATACAGTCGATGGATTCAGCGCGTTCTGGCGGCGAGCGGCGATGCGCCAGAGTCGATTGCAAGATGACCGAGCGAAGTCGGGCGATGGAGCGGGACATGAACAAGTCAAAAAGCAATTCTTTGCTCAATGCGGCCTCCGTATTCAAGGCCGATTCCGTGTTCGAGGTCGCGAGATTTGCTTTCGCCGTATCTGCTGTTGCCACGTCCATGCTGGCGGTCAGCGTGGGATCGGCCTGGAGCCAGGTTACGCTCGATGCCGCATCACAGGCCCTCTACGACAAGGCCGCCCAGGAAATCCCCGGTCTGCCGGTGGAAATCTTCGCCGGCGCGCAGAAAGAGGGGGAGCTCACCATCTACCGTGTGGGATATGACTTCCCGGGCATCATCTTCCCGGAGTTCAAGAAGCTCTTTCCCTTCATCGCGATCACAGAGTTCGAGGCGACGGTCGCACCACTCCTGCAGCGCTTCAGCGCAGAGGCGCGATCGGGGCGCAATGTGGCCGATGTGGTCATGAACGCCATCCCGGGCGCGGTCAATGCCTTGGACAAGGAAGGGCTTATCGCGCACTACAAGCCGACATCAGCGGATGCAATAAAGACAGGCTTTCGCGAGGGCGCCTACTACCCCTTCGATCGTATTATGCTTTGCAATGCTTACAATAGCGACCTTGTCACCGACGCTCAGGCGGCTGGCCTCGGCAGCTGGAACGCGATCGGCGATCTTCAGTGGACGGGGAAAGTCGGCATCAACCGCATGGCGGCCGGTGGTGTGACGGCGTTGGCCTATACCTTCGTCGACAAGGAAAAACCGACGGACTTCGAGACGCTGATCGTCAAGCAGGACGCGCTTCTGTTCCCGAGCGTGCCGACCATGATCGAGCGCCTGGCTTCCGGCGGCATCAGCGTCGCGTTCTTCGCCAATGACGGCAATCTGCACAAGCTGAAGCGCGCGGGCGCGCCACTGAAGTGGAAATGTCCTACGCCCGGTCTTGTTCTCAACGACTTCCAGTTCATTCCCGCCAAGGCGCCCCATCCTAACGCCGCGCGCCTTTGGATCGAATTCATGCTGAGCAAGAAGGGCCAGCAACTCGTCAACGAGGGCCTCGGCCTCGGCCCTGCGCGCATCGACGTCGCGGACAAGCGGGCGGTGACGGGAGAGGCGTGGTACCAGGCGCCGGCCGAGCTCTACAGCTTTTCCTGGGATGAGGTCGACAAGGGTCTCGAGGGCGTGAGAGCCAAATGGGACGCCGCCGCCGGCAAGGCGCGCCTCGCCAACTGAACGCCCGCGATAGCCATCTTCAGCACACGGGGATCAGGAGATGTCCAGCCAGCTCACATCGGGATTCGACCGCGCGATCTCCTGGTCGACCTTCCTGCTGACGACCTGGATCGTCGCTGTGCCGGTCGGCTTCCTCGTCTACGCGGCCCTCAGCGGCGGGTATCCCGGCGATCCGACTAATGCCTTCACCTTGACGCATGTCGCCAAGGTCTATGCCTCGACCAGCTATCTGCAGCCACTGTTCAACACGCTCTACCTCGCCTTCCTGACCGCGATCGTGGTTACGCCCTGCGGCGTCCTCCTCGCGTGGCTGGTGGCGCGTACGGATCTCAGGGGCAAGGAGACCATCGGCTTCCTCATCACGGTGCCGATCTTCATCTCGCCACTGCTCGGGGCGTTGGCCTGGATCGCGCTCGCCGCGCCGGATTCCGGACTGATCAATGCATGGATCGGACGCGGACTGCTCGGCCTCACCAGCAATCTCCTGAATATCTATTCCTTTCCCTCTATCGTCTTCGTGATGAGCCTGTTCTACGTGCCGCTCTCCTACCTCCTGACGGTTGGCAATCTCATGCGGCTCGATGGTACATTGGAGGAGGCCGGCCGGACGGTCGGCATGACGCCGGTCGGGGTCTGGTTCCGCGTGACCCTTCCCCTGCTCTGGCCGACCATCGTGTCAGCCTTCCTCATGATCTTCATCCTGGCGGCCGAGCAGTTCGCCGTCCCCGCGATGCTCGGCGTGCAGGGGCGCTTCATCACGATCCCCGTCATTCTCTATCAAGGCTTCGAGAGCGGCATGATTCCGCCCGGCGAGGTGGCGGCGCTAGCGACGCAACTCGTCGCGGTCACCATGTTGGGCGTCTTCCTCTACCGGCGAATGGTCCGTGTCGCGCGGAAGTATGTCGTGGTCACCGGTAAGGGCAGCGCCTCCAAGCTCGTGCAGCTCGGCCGCTGGCAATGGGCGGCACTGATCGCCATCGGCAGTTATTTCGCGCTCGCTGTGGTGCTCCCATGCCTGGCGCTGGTGATCGGTTCGTTCCAGAAATTTCTCACGTCCCGCTTCAGCCTGTCGAACTGGACATTGGCCAACTACGTGACCGTGTTCGAGCCGAACTACCTGCGTATCATCTGGAACACCATCAGCCTCGCGGCCATCGGCGCATTGATTACGGTCGCGCTCGGCTTTCTCATCGGGTATCTCGCCACGCGGCTGAAAGGCGTGGCGGTCGCCGGCGCCGACTATGTCAGTTCGTTGCCGATCGCGCTTCCCGGTATCGCGATGGCGGTCGGCCTGCTCTGGACCTACGCCGTCTTGCCGCTGCCGGTCTATGGCACCGCCATCATCCTGGTGATCGCCTTCGTGGCCCGCTTCATCGGCTATGCGGCGCGGCTCGCGTCGACCAGCTTCCAGCAGATCGACCCAAGCCTGGAGGAGGCGGGTCGCATGGTCGGCATGACCCGGCTCGGCGTCATCCGCCGCGTCGCGTTCGGCATCGTCAGCCCGAGCATGATCTCGGCGTGGACGCTGGTCTTCGCCTTCATCGTGGTCGAGGTTTCCACGGCGATCCTGCTTTACACGCCGAAGACGGCGACTATGGCGGTCGCCATTTTCAACGCGATGCAATCCACCGGCACGGTGCTCGGCTTCACCCTCGCGGTGGTGCAGCTTGTGCTGATCTCTGCCGGGCTCATTGTCGTGCGGCGATTGGTCGGTTCCCTGCCGACAATGGCGTCATAGGAGGACACCAGTGGCTCCGGCCCTCTCCCTCTCCCAAATCGTCAAGTTCCATGGGTCACATTGCGCGGTGAACCATCTCGCATGCACCATCGAGCAGGGTGAGATCGTCTCCATCCTCGGGCCGTCGGGCTGTGGCAAGACCACGCTCCTGCGCTGTGTGGCCGGTCTCGAGGCCATCGACGATGGCGAGATCGCGATCAACAACCGCGTCGTCTCGTCGAAGGCCCTGTTCCTGCCGCCTGAACGCCGCAACATCGGCATGGTCTTCCAGTCCTATGCCTTGTGGCCGCATCTCACCGTCTTCGCCAATGTCGCGATGGGCCTGAAAGTGCGCCGACGCCCGGCGAAGGAAGTGGCGACCCGTGTTGCGGCTGTGCTTGAGACGCTCGAACTCGCCGGCCTTGCCGACCGCCTGCCGTCGCAGCTCTCCGGTGGCCAGCAGCAGCGTGTCGCGGTCGCGCGGGCGATCGTCATGGAGCCGGAAATCCTGCTTTTCGACGAACCGCTCTCAAATCTCGATGCGCGTATCCGCGAGCGGGTTCGCAGCGAGCTGCATGACCTGCTTCGTAAACTCGGCATCACCACGCTCTATGTCACCCACGACAAGGCCGAGGCCATGGCGCTCTCGGACCGCATCATCGTCATGCGCGGCGGTGTCATCGATCAGGTGGGCACTGGCCGCGAGATCTACGACACGCCCGCGACCGCCTTCATCGCCGACTTCATAGGTCGCTTCAACTTCCTGCCGGCCTCGCCGCTCGCCGGCACGGACGCCCTGCATACCGTCGAGGTCAAGGGTCAGCGCATGGCCTTGATGCCCGCCCGCTCGCAGGCGGCGGGCACGGTGGGCTTCAAGCCGGAGGATGCCGTGCTGTGTCCCAATCCGGCCGGGCGCGCCAATGTCTTCGAGTTATCCGTGCTCAAGCAGACCTATTTTGGAAGTTCGGTCGAGGTCGTGGCCGAGCTGCTTGGTACACCCGTCACACTCTCCTTGCCCGAAACCGTGGCCGGCAACACGCTGCGCATCCACCTTCCCCCCGCCAAACTCACCTATTTCGGCGCCGACGGACAGGCGCTCGGTGGCGAGCCCCCGGCGCCGTCGCTGCAGATCGCAGGGGAATGACGGGTTCCCGCCACCACCAATGACCCATCCCGGAGACACTCATGGGACCTGAGCGCGTCGTCTATTCGGCCTTGCGAGACCGGCCACGGCTTGTCTGGCCGAACAATGCAAGGCTCGCCCTGTGGATCGTGCCCAACATCGAGTTCTTCGAATATCTGCCTGGACGGCCGCATACCCGGGACCCGTGGCCTCGCATGCCGCATCCCGACATCCGCGGCTACAGCCTGCGGGATTACGGTCCGCGCGTCGGGTTCTGGCGGATGATCGAGGCGTTCGACGAATACAATATCCGGGCGACCATGTCGCTGAACGTCGCTTCCTACGCCCATTTCCCCGCGTTGCGCGATGCCTGCGAGGCGCGCGGCTATGATGCGATGTCGCACGGCATCTACAATACCGAATATATCTCGGAGCTGTCCCCGGCCGAGGAGCGCGCGGACATTCGCCGCACCCAGGAGCTGTTCGAGACCCATAGCGGTGGCCGCAAGCTGACGGGCTGGTACTCCGCCGCCGGGGCGCCGAGCTTGAGGACCCCGGACATCCTGGCGGAAGCCGGTATCGAGTACTTCGTCGACTGGATGTACGACGACCAGCCGTTCCCGATGAACGTCAAGTCGCGACAGCTGATTTCCATGCCTTATTCGATGGACCCGAACGATGGCCGCAACTTCCGCGAGCCGTTCATCGAGGCGGCCGATTTCATCGCCTCGATCAAGGATCAG carries:
- a CDS encoding polysaccharide deacetylase family protein, encoding MGPERVVYSALRDRPRLVWPNNARLALWIVPNIEFFEYLPGRPHTRDPWPRMPHPDIRGYSLRDYGPRVGFWRMIEAFDEYNIRATMSLNVASYAHFPALRDACEARGYDAMSHGIYNTEYISELSPAEERADIRRTQELFETHSGGRKLTGWYSAAGAPSLRTPDILAEAGIEYFVDWMYDDQPFPMNVKSRQLISMPYSMDPNDGRNFREPFIEAADFIASIKDQFDRLYRESEETGLVMTLALHPYVMGQPHRIGYLKKLFDYIFSHEGVWQATGVEITRWFVDTHLDKLNAHLAEVADRRGAA
- a CDS encoding amidase gives rise to the protein MSALWSLDAVQLSAGFRDGRFTPSEALDAILARIEEINPKLNAFAALDMSEMRSAAKASDARWHAGQPASALDGVPVSIKDNIPVKELPCTWGTAVFRDFVPSEDEVPVERLREAGAIILGKTRCSEFSTGRGIVSTPLFGTTRNPWRLDLTPGSSSAGAAAAVASGMGPLAIGTDGGGSIRTPCSHSGLVGLKPTVGRVARGRGLPITLGGREVVGPMARTVESLALAFSIIAKPHPLDGGSWAFAATPDAEVTERRLRIRYMPQVKQYPVFPEVTSACERVAEAFRGMGHTVEIGGAPYDEQIQETSARTIGAAGLAWLLADKHDWKGRIDPYYEDQAARGAALTAADYVAATNGLRQVQSQVGQFFSAFDLLLSPVSGSPAWGAEEMVKPFFNVFTSFVNSAGVPAIAIPAGLSSDGRPIGFQLVGPFGSDWQLIQLARAFEQLHPWSHRWPQL
- a CDS encoding ABC transporter ATP-binding protein — protein: MAPALSLSQIVKFHGSHCAVNHLACTIEQGEIVSILGPSGCGKTTLLRCVAGLEAIDDGEIAINNRVVSSKALFLPPERRNIGMVFQSYALWPHLTVFANVAMGLKVRRRPAKEVATRVAAVLETLELAGLADRLPSQLSGGQQQRVAVARAIVMEPEILLFDEPLSNLDARIRERVRSELHDLLRKLGITTLYVTHDKAEAMALSDRIIVMRGGVIDQVGTGREIYDTPATAFIADFIGRFNFLPASPLAGTDALHTVEVKGQRMALMPARSQAAGTVGFKPEDAVLCPNPAGRANVFELSVLKQTYFGSSVEVVAELLGTPVTLSLPETVAGNTLRIHLPPAKLTYFGADGQALGGEPPAPSLQIAGE
- a CDS encoding iron ABC transporter permease, which codes for MSSQLTSGFDRAISWSTFLLTTWIVAVPVGFLVYAALSGGYPGDPTNAFTLTHVAKVYASTSYLQPLFNTLYLAFLTAIVVTPCGVLLAWLVARTDLRGKETIGFLITVPIFISPLLGALAWIALAAPDSGLINAWIGRGLLGLTSNLLNIYSFPSIVFVMSLFYVPLSYLLTVGNLMRLDGTLEEAGRTVGMTPVGVWFRVTLPLLWPTIVSAFLMIFILAAEQFAVPAMLGVQGRFITIPVILYQGFESGMIPPGEVAALATQLVAVTMLGVFLYRRMVRVARKYVVVTGKGSASKLVQLGRWQWAALIAIGSYFALAVVLPCLALVIGSFQKFLTSRFSLSNWTLANYVTVFEPNYLRIIWNTISLAAIGALITVALGFLIGYLATRLKGVAVAGADYVSSLPIALPGIAMAVGLLWTYAVLPLPVYGTAIILVIAFVARFIGYAARLASTSFQQIDPSLEEAGRMVGMTRLGVIRRVAFGIVSPSMISAWTLVFAFIVVEVSTAILLYTPKTATMAVAIFNAMQSTGTVLGFTLAVVQLVLISAGLIVVRRLVGSLPTMAS
- a CDS encoding extracellular solute-binding protein translates to MNKSKSNSLLNAASVFKADSVFEVARFAFAVSAVATSMLAVSVGSAWSQVTLDAASQALYDKAAQEIPGLPVEIFAGAQKEGELTIYRVGYDFPGIIFPEFKKLFPFIAITEFEATVAPLLQRFSAEARSGRNVADVVMNAIPGAVNALDKEGLIAHYKPTSADAIKTGFREGAYYPFDRIMLCNAYNSDLVTDAQAAGLGSWNAIGDLQWTGKVGINRMAAGGVTALAYTFVDKEKPTDFETLIVKQDALLFPSVPTMIERLASGGISVAFFANDGNLHKLKRAGAPLKWKCPTPGLVLNDFQFIPAKAPHPNAARLWIEFMLSKKGQQLVNEGLGLGPARIDVADKRAVTGEAWYQAPAELYSFSWDEVDKGLEGVRAKWDAAAGKARLAN